One window of Inquilinus sp. KBS0705 genomic DNA carries:
- a CDS encoding 3-deoxy-D-manno-octulosonic acid transferase translates to MLLLYNFGISVYYNLLYFVATFNNKAKLWVSGRKNQHVNHLKSSIWFHFASLGEFEQGRPVLEKMRLLYPEHPIVVTFFSPSGYEIRKNTPLANAVYYLPLDTARNAGEFISAIRPVMAIFTKYEYWYHYFNELHKQHIPLYMISTIFRPNQVFFKWYGGLHRKMLKMVTWLFVQDIASKHLLHYNGITNVTISGDTRFDRVWANALQPKQLPEIETFRNGHPLFIAGSTWPADEKLLAALIKLHPEWKFIIAPHEIGEDKLNNLIGLLPAGSAIRYSQLPAANHQLQTLIIDNIGMLSSLYQYANIAYIGGGFGAGIHNTLEAAAFGLPVLFGPNYHKFKEAHDLISLKAGFSITSADELKITATNLMSDEAYRKSAGALAYNYVLKNVGATETIVRYIREKHPQEV, encoded by the coding sequence ATGCTGTTACTATACAACTTCGGAATCTCTGTATACTACAATCTGCTCTATTTTGTTGCCACGTTTAACAATAAGGCAAAACTATGGGTAAGCGGGCGCAAAAATCAGCATGTAAATCACTTAAAATCAAGCATTTGGTTTCATTTCGCTTCTTTGGGCGAGTTTGAACAGGGCCGCCCCGTGCTCGAAAAAATGAGGCTTTTATACCCCGAACATCCTATTGTTGTTACCTTTTTTTCTCCATCAGGATATGAGATACGCAAAAACACCCCTTTAGCAAACGCGGTTTATTATTTACCCCTTGATACCGCCCGTAACGCCGGTGAGTTTATTAGCGCTATAAGGCCCGTAATGGCCATTTTTACCAAATACGAATACTGGTACCATTATTTTAACGAGCTGCATAAACAACATATACCCCTGTATATGATATCGACCATTTTTAGGCCCAACCAGGTGTTTTTTAAATGGTATGGCGGCCTGCATCGTAAAATGCTTAAAATGGTAACCTGGCTTTTTGTGCAGGATATCGCCTCGAAACACCTGTTACACTATAACGGCATAACCAATGTAACCATTAGCGGCGATACCCGATTTGACAGGGTGTGGGCCAATGCCTTGCAGCCTAAACAGCTGCCCGAAATTGAAACATTCCGCAATGGGCACCCATTGTTTATAGCCGGCAGCACCTGGCCCGCCGACGAAAAGCTATTGGCCGCCCTTATTAAACTGCATCCCGAATGGAAATTTATTATTGCCCCGCACGAAATTGGCGAGGACAAATTAAACAACCTGATAGGGTTATTACCGGCTGGTTCGGCAATTCGTTATTCGCAACTGCCAGCTGCCAACCACCAACTGCAAACTTTAATTATTGACAATATAGGCATGCTATCGTCGCTTTACCAGTACGCCAATATAGCTTACATAGGCGGGGGCTTTGGCGCGGGCATACATAACACCCTGGAGGCTGCCGCTTTTGGCTTACCGGTGCTGTTTGGCCCTAATTACCACAAATTTAAAGAGGCCCACGACCTTATAAGCCTTAAAGCCGGGTTTAGCATTACCAGTGCCGACGAGCTTAAAATAACCGCTACCAACCTAATGAGCGACGAAGCCTATCGAAAATCGGCAGGTGCGCTGGCATATAATTATGTGCTAAAAAACGTAGGAGCAACTGAGACGATCGTGAGGTATATAAGAGAGAAGCATCCGCAGGAAGTCTGA
- a CDS encoding UDP-glucose/GDP-mannose dehydrogenase family protein codes for MKIAVVGTGYVGLVTGTCLAETGNEVTCVDINEQKVKMMQEGKLPIYEPGLELLFHRNISQKRLLFTSNLAEAIADAKIIFLALPTPPGGDGSADLSYVLGAAKDIAKLITDYKVIVTKSTVPVGTADKVTAVIKANTNVECAVVSNPEFLREGVAVEDFMKPDRVVVGTTDERARKLMAELYGPYVRQGNPVIFMDERSSELTKYAANSFLATKISFMNEVANLCELVGADVDMVRRGIGADNRIGNRFLFSGIGYGGSCFPKDVQALAKSAEENKYDFKILNSVMDVNEIQKKVLVEKLRKYYKGDLKGKTFAMWGLAFKPETDDIREAPALYIIDELLKEGATVKVFDPEGMKNVKALIGDKITYGEDPYSITEGADALLIVTEWSLFRTPDFDRLADNLKAKVIFDGRNLYDLQKMIDCGFYYNSIGRKVIS; via the coding sequence ATGAAAATAGCTGTCGTAGGAACAGGTTATGTAGGCTTAGTAACAGGCACATGTTTAGCAGAGACCGGTAACGAAGTTACTTGTGTTGATATTAACGAGCAAAAGGTAAAAATGATGCAGGAAGGCAAGCTGCCTATTTACGAGCCTGGGTTAGAATTACTTTTCCACCGTAACATTAGCCAAAAGCGGTTATTGTTTACCAGCAACCTTGCCGAAGCGATAGCTGACGCTAAAATTATTTTCCTGGCGTTACCAACCCCTCCGGGTGGTGATGGCTCGGCCGATCTTAGTTATGTATTGGGTGCCGCTAAGGATATTGCCAAATTAATTACCGACTATAAAGTTATCGTAACCAAATCTACCGTGCCGGTTGGCACTGCCGATAAGGTTACCGCGGTTATAAAAGCAAACACCAATGTAGAGTGCGCGGTGGTATCAAACCCCGAGTTTTTACGCGAAGGTGTAGCTGTTGAAGACTTTATGAAACCCGACCGTGTAGTTGTAGGTACTACCGACGAACGTGCCCGCAAATTAATGGCGGAGCTATATGGACCATACGTACGCCAGGGTAACCCGGTGATATTTATGGACGAGCGTTCGTCTGAATTAACAAAATACGCTGCCAACTCTTTCCTGGCTACTAAAATATCATTCATGAACGAGGTAGCTAACCTTTGCGAATTGGTTGGTGCCGATGTTGATATGGTGCGCCGTGGTATTGGTGCCGATAACCGCATTGGTAACCGCTTCCTGTTTTCGGGTATTGGTTATGGTGGTAGCTGTTTCCCTAAGGATGTGCAGGCTTTGGCAAAATCGGCCGAAGAGAATAAATACGACTTTAAGATCCTTAACTCGGTTATGGATGTTAACGAGATACAGAAAAAAGTACTGGTTGAAAAACTGCGCAAATATTACAAAGGTGACCTTAAAGGCAAAACATTTGCCATGTGGGGCCTGGCCTTTAAACCGGAGACCGACGATATACGCGAAGCACCGGCGTTGTATATAATAGATGAATTGTTAAAAGAAGGCGCTACCGTTAAGGTTTTTGACCCGGAAGGAATGAAAAACGTTAAAGCCCTGATAGGCGACAAAATTACTTACGGCGAAGACCCATATAGCATTACCGAAGGTGCAGACGCCTTATTGATAGTTACAGAGTGGTCGTTATTCCGTACCCCTGATTTTGACAGACTGGCTGATAATTTAAAAGCCAAAGTTATTTTTGATGGCCGTAACCTTTACGACCTGCAAAAAATGATTGACTGTGGTTTTTATTATAACAGCATAGGTAGAAAAGTAATAAGCTAA
- a CDS encoding SDR family oxidoreductase, with product MARKRILITGAAGFLGSHLCDRFVAEDFHVIAMDNLITGDLRNIEHLFKLENFEFYNHDVSTFVHVPGELNYILHFASPASPIDYLKIPIQTLKVGSLGTHNLLGLARAKNARMLIASTSEIYGDPTVNPQPEEYWGNVNTVGPRGVYDEAKRFQESITMAYHTFHGLETRIVRIFNTYGPRMRLNDGRVLPAFIGQAIRGEDLTVFGDGSQTRSFCYVSDLIEGIYRLLFSDYAYPVNIGNPSEITIKEFGEEIIKLTGTNQKMVYKDLPVDDPKQRQPDITKARELLGWEPKVSRQEGLKITYEYFKSLPQEVIEKVEHKDFATFNK from the coding sequence ATGGCACGTAAACGCATATTAATTACCGGCGCCGCCGGCTTTTTGGGCTCGCATTTATGCGACAGGTTCGTAGCCGAAGATTTTCATGTAATTGCCATGGACAACCTGATAACAGGCGACCTGCGCAATATTGAACACTTGTTTAAACTGGAAAACTTTGAGTTTTATAACCACGATGTATCTACGTTTGTGCATGTGCCCGGCGAGCTGAATTATATATTGCACTTTGCATCGCCAGCCAGCCCTATAGATTATTTGAAAATACCTATCCAAACCTTAAAGGTAGGTAGTTTAGGTACACACAACCTGTTAGGTTTGGCCCGTGCAAAAAACGCGCGTATGCTTATTGCCTCAACATCCGAAATTTATGGCGACCCAACCGTTAACCCGCAACCCGAAGAATATTGGGGTAACGTTAACACTGTTGGTCCGCGTGGTGTATATGACGAAGCCAAGCGTTTCCAGGAATCTATCACCATGGCTTATCATACGTTTCATGGTTTAGAAACCCGCATCGTACGTATATTTAATACTTATGGCCCGCGCATGCGCCTAAATGATGGCCGTGTGTTACCTGCCTTTATTGGCCAGGCTATAAGGGGCGAGGATCTGACCGTATTTGGAGATGGTTCGCAAACCCGCTCTTTTTGTTACGTAAGCGACCTGATAGAAGGTATTTACCGCTTGTTGTTTAGCGATTACGCTTACCCGGTAAATATTGGTAACCCAAGCGAGATCACCATAAAAGAATTTGGCGAGGAAATAATTAAGCTAACAGGCACCAACCAAAAAATGGTTTATAAAGACCTGCCGGTTGATGACCCTAAGCAACGCCAACCCGATATTACCAAAGCAAGGGAACTTTTGGGTTGGGAACCAAAAGTATCAAGGCAGGAAGGGTTAAAAATTACGTATGAGTACTTCAAATCACTCCCGCAGGAAGTTATTGAAAAGGTTGAGCATAAAGACTTTGCTACCTTTAATAAATAA
- the galE gene encoding UDP-glucose 4-epimerase GalE, with protein sequence MKILVTGGLGFIGSHTVVELVNAGYEPIIVDDLSNSSIKILDQLARIIGYKPAFTQLDLSDEKAVFDFAASQPDVAGIIHFAAFKAVGESVALPLKYYRNNFYSLLNVLNAYNGKQLNFVFSSSCTVYGQPAKLPVTEDAPVQPAESPYGNTKQIAEEILKDMVAAGTKYKVASLRYFNPVGAHQTALIGELPIGVPQNLVPFITQTAAGKREKLTVFGDTYNTPDGSCIRDYIHVVDLARAHVAALKLMENDSYQGYDVFNLGTGKGSSVLEVIKAFEQVTGIKLNYQIGPARSGDVEQVWGDVTKSTQVLKWKTELDLDAMMASAWAWEKYLMENPL encoded by the coding sequence ATGAAAATATTAGTTACAGGTGGTTTAGGCTTCATTGGCTCGCATACAGTTGTAGAACTGGTTAATGCAGGGTATGAGCCCATAATTGTTGATGACCTGTCAAACTCCAGCATTAAAATATTAGACCAGCTTGCCCGTATAATAGGCTATAAGCCCGCTTTTACCCAGTTGGACCTGAGCGACGAAAAGGCTGTTTTTGATTTTGCCGCAAGCCAGCCCGATGTTGCCGGTATCATTCATTTTGCCGCCTTTAAGGCCGTGGGCGAATCGGTAGCCTTGCCTTTAAAATACTATCGCAACAACTTTTATTCGTTGCTAAATGTGCTGAATGCATACAATGGCAAACAGTTGAACTTTGTATTTTCATCAAGCTGTACCGTTTATGGCCAACCTGCTAAATTACCGGTAACGGAGGATGCACCCGTACAGCCTGCCGAATCGCCGTATGGCAACACCAAGCAAATAGCCGAAGAGATATTGAAAGACATGGTTGCCGCCGGCACCAAATATAAAGTAGCATCGTTGCGTTATTTTAACCCGGTTGGCGCGCACCAAACCGCTTTAATTGGCGAATTGCCAATAGGCGTGCCACAAAACCTGGTACCCTTTATTACCCAAACCGCGGCAGGCAAGCGCGAAAAGCTGACCGTTTTTGGCGATACCTATAATACACCAGACGGAAGTTGCATTCGCGACTATATACACGTAGTTGATTTGGCCAGGGCACACGTTGCCGCCCTTAAGCTAATGGAAAACGATAGCTACCAGGGTTATGATGTATTTAACCTGGGGACGGGTAAAGGTTCGTCGGTTTTAGAAGTAATAAAGGCTTTTGAGCAGGTAACAGGTATTAAGCTAAACTACCAGATAGGGCCTGCCCGTAGCGGCGATGTAGAACAAGTTTGGGGAGATGTGACAAAATCCACCCAGGTATTAAAATGGAAAACAGAACTGGACCTGGATGCCATGATGGCATCTGCATGGGCCTGGGAAAAATATTTAATGGAAAACCCGTTGTAA
- the rfbB gene encoding dTDP-glucose 4,6-dehydratase — protein MKKIIITGGAGFIGSHVVRRFVTTYPNYQIINLDKLTYAGNLANLKDIEHLPNYRFVKGDIVDLEFINNLFETEQPDAVIHLAAESHVDRSITNPLEFVMTNVVGTVNLLNAAKNIWKGNYNSKRFYHVSTDEVYGTLGDTDMFTEETAYDPHSPYSASKASSDHFVRAYHDTYGIDTVISNCSNNYGSYHFPEKLIPLAIHNIKQLKPVPVYGKGENIRDWLWVEDHARAIDVIFHKAATGTTYNIGGHNEWKNIDLINLLCSILDKKLGREAGESAKLITYVTDRAGHDLRYAIDATKLKNELGWEPSITFEVGLEKTVDWYLNNEEWLNDVTSGHYQEYYMEQYNNR, from the coding sequence ATGAAAAAAATAATAATTACCGGCGGGGCCGGCTTCATAGGTTCGCACGTGGTAAGGCGTTTTGTAACTACTTACCCCAATTACCAAATCATCAATCTGGATAAATTAACCTATGCGGGCAACCTGGCTAATTTAAAGGATATTGAACACCTGCCCAATTACCGCTTTGTAAAAGGTGATATAGTTGACCTGGAGTTTATAAATAATTTGTTTGAAACCGAGCAGCCGGATGCGGTGATACATTTGGCAGCCGAATCGCATGTTGACCGTTCTATCACCAACCCGCTGGAGTTTGTGATGACCAACGTAGTAGGTACAGTTAACCTGCTTAATGCTGCAAAAAACATTTGGAAGGGTAATTACAACAGCAAACGCTTTTACCATGTATCAACCGATGAGGTTTACGGCACATTAGGCGATACGGATATGTTCACCGAAGAAACCGCTTACGACCCGCACTCGCCCTACTCGGCATCAAAGGCAAGCTCAGATCACTTTGTAAGGGCCTACCACGATACTTACGGTATTGATACCGTAATATCTAACTGCTCAAACAATTATGGCTCGTACCACTTCCCCGAGAAGCTGATACCCCTTGCCATACATAATATAAAACAATTAAAGCCTGTACCAGTTTATGGCAAAGGCGAGAACATACGCGACTGGCTTTGGGTTGAGGACCATGCCAGGGCCATTGATGTGATATTTCATAAAGCGGCTACCGGCACTACCTATAATATTGGCGGCCACAACGAGTGGAAGAACATTGACCTGATTAACCTGTTGTGCAGTATATTGGATAAAAAATTGGGCCGGGAAGCGGGTGAATCGGCCAAACTGATCACATATGTAACAGACAGGGCCGGGCACGACTTGCGTTATGCAATTGATGCTACCAAACTGAAGAATGAGCTTGGCTGGGAACCGTCTATTACTTTTGAAGTAGGGTTAGAAAAAACTGTAGACTGGTACCTGAATAACGAGGAATGGTTAAACGACGTAACATCGGGCCATTATCAGGAATACTACATGGAGCAATATAATAACCGATAA
- a CDS encoding capsular biosynthesis protein, whose amino-acid sequence MFGLFKKKKAEVREAPDFNYSSIVTDMHSHVLPGIDDGAQTPEESIVLIKKMMELGIKKIIATPHIMVDYYRNDAESINNALAILKQELQNQQIDIDISAAAEHYFDETFEKRVDDRKVLTMGDNYVLFEFSFITPPPNAVKVIQKMRSMGYKPILAHPERYNYMNLDQLKTIRSYGCNLQLNTISLTGYYGKTSKKMAEDLVDNQMVDFISSDMHHPRHAQALQDALSMPYLETLLFNYPLKNVML is encoded by the coding sequence ATGTTTGGATTATTTAAGAAGAAGAAAGCGGAAGTAAGAGAAGCACCTGATTTTAATTATAGTTCGATTGTTACGGACATGCATTCGCATGTGTTGCCCGGAATTGACGATGGCGCGCAAACTCCAGAAGAATCAATTGTTCTGATCAAAAAAATGATGGAACTGGGGATAAAGAAAATTATCGCCACACCACATATTATGGTAGATTATTACCGGAACGATGCCGAATCTATCAACAATGCCCTTGCCATTTTAAAGCAGGAACTGCAAAACCAGCAAATTGATATTGATATTTCGGCAGCAGCCGAGCATTACTTTGACGAGACCTTTGAAAAACGCGTTGATGACCGCAAGGTGTTAACCATGGGCGATAATTATGTGTTGTTCGAGTTTTCGTTCATCACCCCGCCACCCAACGCTGTAAAGGTTATACAAAAAATGAGGAGCATGGGCTACAAACCCATACTGGCCCACCCCGAGCGTTATAACTACATGAATTTAGATCAGCTGAAAACCATACGCTCGTATGGCTGTAACCTGCAACTGAATACTATATCGTTAACCGGGTATTATGGCAAAACCAGCAAAAAAATGGCCGAGGACCTGGTAGATAACCAAATGGTAGATTTTATATCGAGCGATATGCACCACCCCCGCCATGCCCAGGCATTGCAGGATGCCTTAAGCATGCCCTACCTGGAAACCCTGCTGTTTAACTACCCCCTTAAAAACGTGATGCTTTAG
- a CDS encoding FtsX-like permease family protein — protein MAVKTSYRENIAIALQSIAGNRLRTSLTALIIAIGIMALVGILTAIEGIKQFTNDAFAGLGANSFTIQNRGSGISFGNGGHRKMYPEISYQEAERFQKTFKLPVRVSIDLTVSGTAIAKYESIKTNPNIRVIGSNDNYLTMKGHKLSFGRNFSTSELEHGANVVIIGDELKQKLFKNDDPVNKSILLGASKFRVIGVIAPKGSNSFGGDKFCIIPIGKARQLAASNKPSFAVTVMVNGPGALDASVGEATSLFRNVRGLRLGQEDNFEIFRADSIQQELSGQLNGITAAGFAVGIITLIGAAIGLMNIMLVSVTERTREIGLRKAIGATPSVIRKQFLIEAIVICLMGGIGGIILGMAAGNLIAVQISGSFVVPWFWLMCAIGLCTFIGLSSGFYPAKKAAKLDPVEALRYE, from the coding sequence ATGGCGGTAAAAACAAGCTACAGAGAAAATATTGCAATAGCCCTGCAATCCATCGCGGGTAACAGGTTGCGTACATCGCTTACAGCATTAATTATTGCCATAGGTATTATGGCCCTTGTAGGTATATTAACTGCCATCGAGGGTATAAAACAGTTCACTAACGATGCTTTTGCCGGCCTGGGCGCCAACTCTTTCACTATTCAAAACCGCGGTTCGGGCATTAGCTTCGGCAATGGGGGGCACCGTAAAATGTACCCCGAAATTAGCTACCAGGAGGCCGAACGCTTTCAAAAAACCTTTAAATTACCGGTACGCGTCAGTATCGATCTTACCGTATCGGGCACCGCAATTGCCAAATACGAAAGCATAAAAACCAACCCCAACATACGTGTAATTGGCAGTAACGATAACTACCTGACCATGAAGGGGCATAAACTTTCTTTCGGTCGTAACTTTTCAACTTCCGAGCTGGAGCATGGGGCAAACGTGGTAATTATAGGCGACGAATTAAAGCAAAAGCTATTTAAAAACGACGACCCGGTTAACAAATCCATACTACTTGGGGCAAGCAAGTTCCGTGTTATTGGGGTAATTGCGCCAAAAGGCAGTAACTCTTTTGGTGGCGACAAATTCTGCATTATACCCATTGGTAAAGCAAGGCAGTTAGCCGCATCAAACAAACCTTCGTTCGCGGTTACGGTGATGGTAAACGGCCCGGGGGCTTTAGATGCAAGTGTAGGCGAAGCGACATCCCTGTTCAGAAACGTGCGTGGTTTACGCCTGGGGCAGGAAGACAATTTCGAGATATTCCGTGCGGATTCTATTCAGCAGGAGCTATCAGGGCAGTTAAATGGTATTACTGCGGCTGGCTTTGCCGTAGGCATTATCACACTTATAGGGGCTGCCATAGGTCTAATGAACATTATGCTGGTATCGGTAACTGAGCGTACCCGCGAAATTGGCTTACGCAAGGCGATAGGTGCCACACCATCAGTTATACGCAAGCAGTTTTTGATAGAGGCCATTGTAATATGCCTTATGGGCGGTATTGGCGGTATTATACTGGGTATGGCTGCCGGTAACCTTATAGCGGTACAAATTAGCGGCAGCTTTGTAGTGCCATGGTTTTGGCTAATGTGCGCTATTGGCTTATGTACTTTTATAGGCCTGTCATCAGGTTTTTACCCTGCCAAAAAAGCGGCCAAACTCGACCCTGTTGAGGCATTGAGATACGAGTAG
- a CDS encoding TlpA family protein disulfide reductase: MKKLFLIILIVSIACVVKAQQIPNYLNERSVVKDSTGKVLDYKTWTAIILAGNYNMRAKYSASDTNYIITAAKPMHINRVFDEHTIVKDLVGKSVPFNEWHDKILSSRYHLQPVGRDPNSGYILTPYTEQELTAFKSRIGKPAESPFFTTGKDINPFAVTDIYGKKIGKANWKNKIVVLNFWFVGCVPCRNEIPELNKLVAKYAGNPNVIFLGIALDHETEIKEFLKSNTFNYQLVADGKQYAGLFKINSYPTNVVIDKEGKVKFHTNGFGLNTVDWVDKAIAETVQQNSLKLKKAP, from the coding sequence ATGAAAAAGCTATTCCTGATAATACTAATAGTCAGCATTGCCTGTGTAGTTAAAGCGCAGCAAATACCCAATTACTTAAATGAAAGATCGGTAGTAAAAGACTCGACAGGGAAAGTGTTGGATTATAAAACTTGGACTGCTATAATCCTTGCGGGCAATTATAATATGCGGGCAAAATATTCTGCAAGCGATACCAATTATATCATAACAGCCGCCAAGCCCATGCATATCAACCGGGTGTTTGATGAGCATACTATTGTAAAAGACTTAGTGGGCAAGTCCGTACCATTTAATGAATGGCACGATAAAATTTTAAGCAGCAGGTATCACTTACAACCAGTCGGGCGCGATCCAAATTCTGGCTATATATTAACACCCTACACCGAACAGGAGCTGACAGCCTTTAAAAGCCGTATTGGCAAACCTGCCGAAAGTCCATTTTTTACAACCGGTAAGGATATTAACCCTTTTGCTGTTACAGATATTTATGGCAAAAAAATAGGCAAAGCCAATTGGAAAAATAAAATTGTTGTTTTAAACTTTTGGTTTGTAGGTTGCGTACCCTGCCGTAACGAGATTCCCGAATTAAATAAATTGGTAGCAAAATATGCGGGTAATCCCAACGTGATATTTTTAGGTATTGCCCTTGATCATGAAACCGAAATTAAAGAATTTTTAAAAAGCAATACCTTTAATTACCAATTAGTGGCCGACGGCAAGCAATATGCAGGTTTATTTAAAATAAATAGCTACCCTACCAATGTGGTGATTGATAAAGAAGGTAAAGTGAAGTTTCATACCAATGGCTTTGGCTTAAATACTGTTGATTGGGTTGATAAAGCCATTGCGGAAACAGTGCAGCAAAATAGCTTGAAATTAAAAAAGGCCCCTTAA
- a CDS encoding iron-sulfur cluster assembly accessory protein: protein MSATVETLVAPVTFTPGAVKELFKLKDQQELSDDFGLRVGVEGGGCSGMNYVLGFDQIKDGDQVYDIDGIKVYMHKAHGLYLAGMQIDFQDGLNARGFTFNNPNAASTCGCGTSFSV, encoded by the coding sequence ATGAGCGCTACTGTTGAAACCCTTGTTGCACCTGTTACTTTTACACCGGGTGCCGTTAAAGAACTTTTTAAATTAAAAGACCAGCAAGAACTGAGCGATGATTTTGGCCTGCGCGTAGGCGTTGAAGGCGGTGGCTGCTCGGGCATGAACTACGTTTTAGGCTTCGACCAGATAAAAGATGGCGACCAGGTTTATGATATTGATGGCATTAAAGTTTATATGCACAAAGCGCATGGCTTATACCTTGCCGGTATGCAGATAGATTTTCAGGACGGATTAAACGCCCGTGGTTTTACCTTTAATAACCCTAATGCTGCCAGTACATGCGGTTGCGGTACTTCATTTTCGGTATAA
- a CDS encoding methylmalonyl-CoA mutase encodes MAEKKFTTSSGIEVKEVYTQPSGMNELPGEYPYTRGIQKDMYRGKPWTMRQYAGFSTAEESNKRYHYLLSQGTMGLSVAFDLPTQIGYDSDHELSEGEVGKVGVAIDSLKDMEVLFDGIQLKDITTSMTINATAAILLAMYIALAKKQGADLKQISGTIQNDILKEYAARGTYIYPPEPSMRLITDIFEYCSKEVPKWNTISISGYHIREAGSTAVQELAFTLANGKTYLKAALDKGLDINIFAKRLSFFFNCHNNFFEEIAKFRAARRMWAHITKELGATDAGAQKLRFHTQTGGSTLTAQQPMNNIVRVSMQALAAVLGGTQSLHTNGYDEALSLPTEAAAKIALRTQQIIAFESGATDTVDPLAGSYFIEALTNELETAAQVYIDKIDAMGGSVKAIEQDYMQQQIADAAYQYQNDIESGERVLVGVNKFIQPEAVADSVFRVDDSIRKKQIQQIQRLKIERNDAEVDLALQNLEAAARGTDNLMPLILTAVECYATLGEIADTLRKVFGEY; translated from the coding sequence ATGGCCGAAAAGAAATTTACTACCAGTTCGGGCATCGAGGTTAAAGAGGTTTATACCCAACCATCGGGCATGAATGAATTGCCGGGCGAATACCCGTACACCCGGGGCATTCAAAAGGATATGTACCGCGGCAAACCCTGGACCATGCGCCAGTATGCCGGTTTTTCTACCGCCGAAGAAAGTAACAAACGTTACCACTATTTACTAAGCCAGGGCACCATGGGCTTATCTGTAGCGTTTGACCTGCCCACCCAAATAGGGTATGATAGCGACCACGAACTATCTGAAGGTGAAGTAGGCAAGGTAGGCGTAGCGATAGATTCGTTAAAAGATATGGAGGTATTGTTTGATGGCATACAGCTAAAAGACATCACTACCAGCATGACCATTAATGCCACCGCGGCCATATTACTGGCCATGTACATCGCGTTAGCAAAAAAACAAGGTGCCGATTTAAAACAGATAAGCGGTACCATACAAAACGATATATTAAAGGAGTATGCGGCAAGGGGCACCTATATATACCCGCCAGAGCCCTCTATGCGCCTTATAACCGATATTTTTGAGTATTGCAGCAAAGAGGTGCCTAAATGGAATACAATATCCATATCGGGCTATCACATTCGCGAAGCCGGCTCAACCGCTGTGCAGGAGCTGGCCTTTACGCTGGCCAATGGCAAAACGTATTTAAAAGCAGCGCTTGATAAGGGCCTTGATATAAACATATTTGCAAAAAGGCTATCGTTCTTTTTTAATTGCCATAACAACTTTTTCGAGGAGATAGCCAAATTCAGGGCGGCAAGGCGCATGTGGGCGCATATTACCAAAGAGCTTGGCGCTACCGATGCAGGGGCGCAAAAATTGCGTTTTCATACTCAAACGGGCGGCTCAACCCTTACCGCGCAGCAACCCATGAACAATATTGTAAGGGTGAGCATGCAGGCATTAGCCGCAGTACTGGGCGGCACGCAATCGTTACATACCAATGGTTACGACGAAGCCTTGTCATTACCCACAGAAGCAGCCGCCAAAATAGCCCTGCGCACGCAGCAGATCATCGCGTTTGAAAGCGGAGCTACCGATACGGTTGACCCGCTGGCAGGCTCGTACTTTATTGAGGCCTTAACCAACGAGCTGGAAACAGCCGCGCAGGTATATATAGATAAGATAGATGCCATGGGTGGATCTGTTAAAGCTATAGAGCAGGATTACATGCAGCAGCAGATAGCCGACGCGGCTTACCAGTACCAAAACGACATTGAAAGCGGCGAACGGGTGTTGGTTGGGGTGAATAAATTTATTCAGCCTGAGGCAGTGGCAGATAGCGTTTTTAGGGTTGATGATTCTATCAGAAAGAAACAAATACAACAAATTCAGCGTTTAAAAATTGAAAGAAACGATGCTGAGGTGGACCTGGCGCTGCAAAATTTAGAGGCTGCAGCCCGTGGAACGGACAACCTGATGCCGCTTATTTTAACGGCAGTTGAATGTTATGCAACACTTGGTGAAATTGCAGATACGCTGCGGAAAGTTTTTGGAGAGTATTGA